A window of Brachybacterium fresconis contains these coding sequences:
- a CDS encoding sulfate permease produces the protein MFRLILTASVHTRYFLRRCMPTNILLDAIRTRRGLKWGVPAMLLAVPYLYVAGILRVLIEDGGPGWLHVLVLVCVWNAMKFAIMGPVSLVLLLRVRAAEWRDRRVSRLPVVAA, from the coding sequence ATGTTCCGCCTGATCTTGACCGCCAGCGTCCACACCCGCTACTTCCTGCGCCGCTGCATGCCCACGAACATCCTGCTCGATGCGATCCGCACGCGCCGCGGCCTCAAGTGGGGTGTCCCGGCGATGCTGCTGGCCGTCCCCTACCTGTACGTGGCGGGCATCCTGAGAGTGCTGATCGAGGATGGCGGACCGGGCTGGCTGCATGTGCTGGTACTGGTGTGCGTCTGGAACGCGATGAAGTTCGCGATCATGGGCCCAGTCAGTCTCGTCCTGTTGCTCCGCGTCCGGGCCGCGGAGTGGCGGGATCGCCGGGTCTCACGCCTTCCCGTCGTCGCGGCGTAA
- a CDS encoding DNA-processing protein DprA, which produces MSATTDLAHDERTARMLLSILAEPDDPVTGRVLVRVGAVETLRLVDDEAAVPGLNRVEAAMWRDRLALAHRLEDVAERMHGIEQSGFTVLIPGDEHWPKALADLGDRTPYVLWARGATSFFARPMEDFVTITGARASTSYGQHMAGELAADLAGAERVVVAGGAYRIEGAAHRSALAAGGDTVAVLAGGVDRPYPSGHRELLDRVADVGLLMSEMPPGAAPTRHRFLARGRLLAALSDASVVVEAGVRSGSLRVAAEARVLGRGVGAVPGPVTSVTSAGPHMMLRDGTARVVTNATDVEHLTRRPSEHGIERSELGPEFSRSPRPSAPGQTRSM; this is translated from the coding sequence ATGTCCGCGACCACCGACCTGGCCCACGACGAGCGCACCGCGCGCATGCTGCTGTCGATCCTTGCCGAGCCGGATGATCCCGTCACCGGACGTGTCCTCGTCCGCGTCGGTGCGGTCGAGACACTGCGCCTCGTCGACGACGAGGCCGCAGTCCCAGGGTTGAACCGTGTGGAGGCCGCGATGTGGCGTGACCGCCTGGCGCTAGCGCATCGGCTGGAAGATGTCGCGGAGCGGATGCACGGCATCGAGCAGAGTGGCTTCACCGTGCTGATACCGGGTGACGAGCACTGGCCGAAGGCCCTCGCAGACCTCGGTGATCGCACCCCGTACGTGCTGTGGGCACGAGGCGCGACGTCTTTCTTCGCACGTCCGATGGAGGACTTCGTGACGATCACCGGCGCGCGAGCATCGACTTCCTACGGACAACACATGGCTGGTGAGCTGGCCGCCGATCTCGCCGGTGCTGAGCGTGTAGTGGTCGCCGGGGGCGCATATAGGATCGAGGGCGCGGCGCACCGTTCTGCGCTGGCTGCGGGCGGGGACACGGTCGCGGTACTGGCCGGTGGCGTCGACCGCCCCTACCCGTCCGGTCACCGGGAACTGCTGGACCGTGTCGCAGACGTCGGCCTGCTGATGAGCGAGATGCCGCCGGGCGCAGCCCCAACGCGGCATCGGTTCCTGGCCCGCGGACGACTCTTGGCGGCTCTGTCCGACGCCAGCGTCGTCGTCGAAGCAGGAGTGCGCTCAGGCTCACTCCGTGTCGCGGCCGAAGCTCGCGTGCTGGGTCGCGGCGTCGGCGCGGTGCCTGGCCCGGTGACCTCAGTGACGAGCGCGGGACCGCACATGATGCTGCGCGATGGGACAGCTCGTGTCGTCACGAATGCCACGGACGTCGAGCACCTGACACGTCGCCCATCGGAACATGGGATCGAACGTTCGGAGCTGGGCCCCGAGTTCTCCCGCTCGCCGAGACCGAGCGCGCCCGGACAGACGCGATCCATGTAG